GTCTGAAACCGCTGGACGGAGGGGTCGTTGAAAAAGGCGCAGCCCTGAAGGTACCTGCAGGTTTCCATGGGTTTATCCCTTCCCTGATTTCACCTGGACGCCGACTATCATACCCGTTCAGGGACCCGGGATGCAAGTGTTTTTAATAATAGAGTTCTACGGAGGCGAGAGTCGGGGCCACCCTGTACATAACAAAATGAATCCGCAGTTCGGTGGTGCTGGTTTCCGGCACCGCGAGGATGCGCTTATAGCCGATGGTGGCGGCTTCGGCCAGTTTGGTCCACCGGCCGTCCGGACCTTTGGCTTCGACAAAAAAGGCCTCCACCCGCTGGCTGCGGCGGATTTGTTCCTGAAGCACAATCCGCCGGAAGGTCACCTGCCGCGGAAGAGTAATGTGAAGCATCACAGGCCCGTCGGCGCTGCTGGTTGTGGCGGCTTCCCACCAGGTTTCGTAGTCTCCGTCCACCGCGGCGGAAGGGGGATGGTCCGGCAGGAAGCTGGCGGAGGAGGCGGTTGCTCCGACCGCCAGGTTTTGTCCGTAACGAGTCTGACGCAGTTCGCCGAAGGCCTTCAGGGTCGCCACCGCCGGCTCCGTGAACAGCCCCCGCTTGTCCGGGGGAATATTCAGAATGAAGCTTGCATTGCGTCCGACGCTGCGTTCATACAGGTCCATCAGTTCTTCCGGAGTTTTCATATGGTTGTCGTTGTGATAGAACCAGCCCGGCAGAATGGATGTGTTGGCTTCCGCCGGATACCAGTGCAGGGCCGCGGCCTTGGCCAGTCTGTCGCGAGCCCCCAGAACGGGGTCCGTCATATCCGGCCACTCGAATTCCTCCAGCGGCTTGTCCAGACCAATCACACTCCATTCGATTTCCCGGGCTGTGCCGCTTTCATTTCCGGCCCATCGGATATCCGGCCCGCGGTTGAAGATGACGGCCTGCGGCTGAAGCAGGCGAATCAGCTCGGTCCATTCCCGGAGGGCCCATTTTTGTCCGCCTTTGGTTTTGGGGACGGCCCCGTCAAACCAGACTTCCGCTACGGGGCCGTATTCCGTCAGGAGTTCGTACAGCTGATTGAGAAAATAACGGTTGTAGTCATCGACCCTGCATCGGTAGGTTACACCGGCCCCGAATCCCTCCCGGGGAGCCGGGCGGGGGATCAGCGGATTGCTTTGGAAGGAAGCGGGGTCTGTCGGGATGACCGAATCGACGGCGGGGCTGCCGTTTCCGTAATAGCCGTTCGGATGTTCCAGCTGAAATAAATCTGCCGGCGACAGATAGATGCCCACCTCCAGCCCCTCAGCGCGGACGGCATCGACAAATTCCCGAACCACATCGCCCTTGCCGTCTTTCCAGGGGCTGTTTTTGACGGACTGTTCGGTGTAGCGCGACGGCCACAGACAAAATCCGTCGTGGTGTTTGACGGTCAGAACGGCCATCGTCATCCCTGCGGATTTCAGGGCCCCGGCCCATTGGCGGGCATCCAGAGCGGTCGGCTGGAAGACGGAAGGACTCTCCGTGCCTGTTCCCCATTCCCGTCCGGTGAAAGTGTTGGGACCGAAATGAATAAATGCATAGACGTCGTGCTTGCGCTGCCAGGCATATTGCCGCTCACTGGGGACAACGGAAACGAGTTTTTGTTCAAACGCCGCCGTTTCCTGCGGGGAACGTTCCGCTGCTTTGGAGACGCCGAGATGAACGGCGCCCAGACAGAGCAGCAAGGTCCATCGGTTTTTCATCATTTAAAGTCCCTCCGCTTCTTATTTCAGCCAGTTTCGTGCAAACTCCGCAAACTCCGAAAGGTCAGCCGCGCAGTCGCCGTTTTGGTCGATTGCCGAAGTCAGAACGCAATTGTTTGACATCCAGACGTCCGCCAGGAGCATGAGGTCTTCGATGGAGACGGAACCGCTGCTGTTGAAGTCGCCGTACAGGCCGCTTTGCCACGGCGACAGGTAGTTTCCGGCAATGACTTCCTGCGTGAATCCCGGTCCGCTCCAGGCGACGGCGATGTGATCCCCGCCGGTGTATTCCTTGTGCAGGACCTCGATGTAGTATTTCTGTCCGGCCGTCAGCGTGCGCGGACTGGATTGCTGAGAAGAATACTTGTTCCACTGGCGGGGGTCTGTCCAGCCGGGGACTGAGGCAATCAGGACGGCGTTGGCCGGG
The Anaerohalosphaeraceae bacterium genome window above contains:
- a CDS encoding alpha-L-fucosidase, coding for MMKNRWTLLLCLGAVHLGVSKAAERSPQETAAFEQKLVSVVPSERQYAWQRKHDVYAFIHFGPNTFTGREWGTGTESPSVFQPTALDARQWAGALKSAGMTMAVLTVKHHDGFCLWPSRYTEQSVKNSPWKDGKGDVVREFVDAVRAEGLEVGIYLSPADLFQLEHPNGYYGNGSPAVDSVIPTDPASFQSNPLIPRPAPREGFGAGVTYRCRVDDYNRYFLNQLYELLTEYGPVAEVWFDGAVPKTKGGQKWALREWTELIRLLQPQAVIFNRGPDIRWAGNESGTAREIEWSVIGLDKPLEEFEWPDMTDPVLGARDRLAKAAALHWYPAEANTSILPGWFYHNDNHMKTPEELMDLYERSVGRNASFILNIPPDKRGLFTEPAVATLKAFGELRQTRYGQNLAVGATASSASFLPDHPPSAAVDGDYETWWEAATTSSADGPVMLHITLPRQVTFRRIVLQEQIRRSQRVEAFFVEAKGPDGRWTKLAEAATIGYKRILAVPETSTTELRIHFVMYRVAPTLASVELYY